A single genomic interval of Spinacia oleracea cultivar Varoflay chromosome 6, BTI_SOV_V1, whole genome shotgun sequence harbors:
- the LOC110804000 gene encoding uncharacterized protein, which translates to MNISTWNVRGLNDPIKVVEIKKFLASNNISVVALLETKVQEKNSSKIQKKIGVGWQWIMNYEHSPRGRIWIGWKHALVSVQLIQKTEFCVHCHVATKNGLFDTIFSAVYGLHSVDTRRPMWREIITFSSTVNCPWLVMGDFNAVLLAADRVNGNAVTEGETKDFDSCMDTAGLAELKSCGIYYSWSNKGQGNLRICSRIDRAIANALWHSKFVDAVVDYLPPGISDHSPLVMSYNIQLGGGSRPFKFFNYMADHVLFLDVVKKGWDVSCPRGGSMFKVWTKLKAVKQGLKELHHKDFAKLDERIEGLRADLGQIQIQLASCPTDSNVQQSERECSETLKKFLYIQESAYRQKARI; encoded by the coding sequence ATGAACATTAGTACCTGGAATGTGAGGGGATTGAATGATCCCATTAAAGTAGTTGAAATAAAGAAGTTTTTAGCTAGTAATAACATTAGTGTTGTAGCTTTGTTAGAAACTAAAGTTCAGGAGAAGAATAGTAGTAAAATCCAGAAGAAAATAGGGGTTGGGTGGCAGTGGATAATGAATTATGAGCATTCTCCTAGGGGAAGGATATGGATTGGTTGGAAGCATGCCTTGGTGTCAGTTCAACTTATCCAAAAAACTGAATTTTGTGTTCACTGTCATGTTGCTACAAAGAATGGCTTGTTTGATACTATCTTTTCAGCTGTGTATGGTTTGCACTCTGTTGATACTAGAAGACCTATGTGGAGAGAGATCATTACTTTCAGTAGTACTGTTAATTGTCCTTGGCTAGTTATGGGGGATTTCAATGCAGTTTTATTAGCTGCTGATAGAGTAAATGGCAATGCAGTTACTGAAGGAGAAACTAAAGACTTTGATAGCTGTATGGATACTGCAGGATTGGCTGAACTTAAAAGTTGTGGGATTTACTATTCTTGGAGCAATAAGGGGCAAGGTAACTTGAGAATCTGTTCCAGAATAGATAGGGCCATTGCTAATGCATTGTGGCATTCTAAGTTTGTTGATGCTGTGGTGGATTATTTACCTCCAGGAATTTCTGATCACTCACCTCTGGTTATGTCTTATAATATCCAACTAGGAGGAGGGAGTAGaccctttaaattttttaactATATGGCTGATCATGTTCTTTTTCTTGATGTGGTTAAAAAGGGATGGGATGTGTCCTGTCCAAGGGGTGGATCCATGTTCAAGGTTTGGACTAAGCTGAAAGCAGTAAAGCAAGGATTGAAGGAGCTACATCACAAAGATTTTGCTAAGCTGGATGAGAGAATTGAGGGGTTAAGGGCTGATTTGGGTCAAATTCAGATTCAGTTAGCATCTTGCCCTACTGATAGCAATGTGCAGCAAAGTGAGAGGGAGTGTAGTGAGACTCTTAAGAAATTCTTGTATATTCAGGAGAGTGCATATAGACAGAAAGCAAGAATTTAG